In Antedon mediterranea chromosome 10, ecAntMedi1.1, whole genome shotgun sequence, one genomic interval encodes:
- the LOC140060895 gene encoding protein phosphatase 1 regulatory subunit 21-like isoform X2 yields MSDIQTKYQKLAQEFAKLRAQNQVLKKAVIEEQGKQTQFKDAIKERDQKVRKFEQEIDSLTFRNQQLTKRVNILQDDLEVAESRAKKGKNKVTTEPVARPKLEQNVIGEELRNKIQENERLHIQFNQSSAEHQQTMLSLQDRLYALENENSQHQRILETTQKQNKDMIERLQQDKARLEVKIRNMEKESGDAVMKAEKSEQELRILEEDLGSKLEVARKLITDKLPFNDTELRKFNALNVPTHDRKQQQRTKELVGKAKVLMSEMCSALSNFHTYTEQRTKIFPVDASAGSLSVVNAKFCTYLHENAAYLRSIEKSFNNFYDDITEDALTTLETATGLQDFSSKFSKYVSYLNKLLPYQLLSLEEECALSSCSQTLESRNMELHSALKKLTSAFTKLDSYVQLLAMTSKKSGDLPQANHREFFNKMISSVTYLSSIVKDVSKSYNFKVSLEHQLPTVTQKLKTTDECVVSSLISLVTCTGKLSNFMKSNVDMFSAPTSYRTRGHSFIQDDDQQGRMTSPTVSTLREKSVNYMAMLNKPSPDSVPYTQALNNRRVLVSSTESKEGLAQQLASNSDKISRLEQDREHWLLEAQLLQIKYDKEAMKVNRLQSQLQSHISGVHGPDLMRQVSNDSQEGSKADHKPTDPSLGSLSKQPMDFGESEETSRENLIKKHYTSKVSIMTNHRQMVDSKSVSFHSENFIKIITRQKVTDPEI; encoded by the exons GATGCCATTAAAGAACGTGATCAAAAGGTTCGTAAATTTGAGCAAGAGATTGACAGCCTCACTTTCCGAAACCAACAACTGACAAAGCGTGTCAACATTTTGCAAGATGATCTGGAAGTAGCAGAGTCTAGAGCAAAGAAGGGCAAG AACAAAGTAACTACTGAGCCTGTTGCCCGTCCAAAATTAGAACAAAATGTAATTGGAGAAGAGCTACGCAATAAAATACAGGAAAACGAAAGGCTGCATATACAG ttTAATCAGTCATCGGCTGAACACCAGCAGACTATGTTATCACTCCAAGATCGGTTGTACGCCttagaaaatgaaaatagtCAACATCAGAGGATCCTAGAAACaactcaaaaacaaaataaagacatGATCGAGAGACTTCAACAAGATAAAGCTAGGCTGGAAGTGAAGATACGTAACATGGAAAAAGAg tCGGGAGATGCAGTAATGAAAGCTGAAAAAAGTGAACAAGAATTAAGAATACTAGAAGAAGATCTAGGCAGTAAACTAGAGGTTGCTAGGAAACTAATCACAGATAAACTACCATTTAATGATACAG aaCTTCGCAAATTCAATGCCTTGAATGTCCCTACTCACGATCGAAAACAACAG CAAAGAACTAAAGAGTTGGTTGGAAAGGCTAAAGTGCTAATGAGTGAGATGTGCTCAGCGTTGTCTAACTTTCACACTTACACAGAGCAGAGAACCAAGATATTTCCAGTTGATGCATCTGCTGGTAGCCTAAGTGTCGTGAACGCCAAA TTTTGTACTTATCTGCATGAGAACGCTGCATATCTGAGGTCAATTGAAAAAAGCTTCAACAACTTTTATGATGATATTACTGAAGATGCTCTTACAACTCTA gaAACAGCTACAGGTCTACAAgacttttctagtaaatttagcAAATATGTGTCGTACTTAAATAAGCTACTTCCATATCAGTTGTTAAG TTTGGAAGAAGAGTGTGCATTATCATCGTGTTCACAAACGCTAGAATCAAGAAACATGGAATTGCACAGTGCCCTCAAGAAGCTCACATCAGCATTTACAAAGTTAGACTCTTATGTACAGTTGTTAGCAATGACCAGTAAGAAATCAGGTGATCTACCACAGGCCAATCACAGGGAGTTCTTCAATAAAATGATATCGAGTGTCACCTATCTGTCCAGTATAGTTAAAg ATGTATCAAAGAGCTACAATTTCAAAGTTTCTCTTGAGCACCAGCTACCAACTGTTACTCAGAAGCTAAAGACTACTGATGAATGTGTTGTCTCATCTCTTATCTCATTGGTTACTTGTACAGGAAAG ttatcaaattttatgaagTCAAATGTGGACATGTTTAGCGCACCAACTAGTTACCGAACCAGAGGACACAGTTTTATACAAGATGATGATCAACAGGGGAGAATGACATCACCGACGGTATCGACGTTAAGAGAGAAATCAGTCAATTATATGGCTATGCTTAATAAG CCCTCTCCGGACTCTGTTCCGTACACACAAGCATTGAACAACCGTAGGGTGCTGGTCAGCTCAACAGAGAGCAAGGAAGGCCTAGCTCAACAACTAGCTTCCAACTCTGATAAAATCAGCAGATTGGAACAAGATAGAGAACATTGGTTACTAGAAGCACAGTTACTACAAATCAAGTATGATAAAGAAGCAATG AAAGTGAATCGGCTACAATCACAGTTACAAAGTCACATATCTGGTGTACATGGACCTGACTTGATGAGACAGGTGTCCAATGACTCCCAAGAAGGTAGCAAAGCTGACCACAAGCCAACTGATCCTTCT CTTGGCTCGTTGTCGAAACAACCAATGGACTTTGGGGAGAGCGAAGAGACATCTCGCGAAAACCTCATCAAAAAACACTACACAAGTAAAGTGTCCATTATGACTAACCACAGGCAGATGGTAGATAGCAAGTCAGTTAGCTTCCACTCTGAG AACTTTATCAAGATCATTACTAGACAGAAAGTGACAGATCCAGAAATATAA